CAACTGGACATGTGGTTGCAGTCGGCAAAGCTCCATTTTCCGCCGGCCCAACTGCCAGGAGAGAGACTCATCACATAATTCGAAGCGGCGGCCAGCGGCATGCCTGTCGACGAGGGAGCCAGTTTTGTGTATCTGGCAACCTGGGTGCAGGCTCCGCTCGAAGCTGTTCCATAGGTGTTGGTAATACTGCCGCCGTCGGACCAGTAGACGGTGTCGCTCATGGGGTCGCTGGGGCAGCGATAAACCGCCAGGGAGGTGGCGTTCGGCACCATCAGTGCGCTAAATCCCGGATTGACCTGATTAAACAAGGCCGTCTGCTCCAGCTGTGGCAGAATCGCCGCCCCCCAGGCGGCCACCGTTCGATCAGCGTAGGTGACATTGATGGGGCCGGTCTTGTGGACATCGTGGTAGTTGTGAACCGCCAGGGCGACGTTGTGCAGGTTGTTCTTGCACTGGCTGCGACGGGCCGCTTCGCGGGCGGACTGCACTGCCGGCAGCAACAGCGCGATCAGGATCGCGATGATCGCAATCACCACGAGCAACTCAATCAGCGTGAAGCCGCGGGCTCGTTGTGTGAAAAACTTTCGAGACATCAAAAAACCTCCGCAATCCGTGGACAAAAATGACGTGATACCGTGAAGCAATTCACTTGAAAGCCGCCGCTGAGGAAGGCAGTGCAGAGCGGATGCCGCAGCGACAACATGAGTACGCGGGGCAAGAATTATCGCGGCGAGAAAACTGCCGCAAATCATTCATCCAAAATGACATACGACATGCATCAGGGCGCAGTCGCCGAGCAAACAACCGGCAATATGTACTGCCGACTTCGATCCCGTATCGAAAACGTTGCGCGAGGGCAAAATTCACCTGCCTGAAAATGCACCCGACTTGCGCAGTCACAAGGCAATTTTTAATGTCGCTCTCAAGAGTCCGGGCGCGCGAGAAGTGTTCAGACCAGGAGCGACTTATGAGTTCGACCGGTAGACTTCCGGGCTGACCCCCACCTGCCGACGAAATTCTTCGCAAAACCGCGACTTGTGGCAGAAGCCCACCTGTGCAGCAACTTGTGACAGCGGGAGTTCCTGGGACGCGAACTGACGCAGCAAGCTCTTGGCCTGTTCAACGCGACGACGCAGGACAAACTGTTTGACTGAAACTCCGACTGACTGAGTGAATAACCGGGAAAAGTGGCATTCACTGACTCCGGCAATCGTTGCGAGCTGGCTGCGAGTCAGTTCGCCGCCGAGATGGGTTTCGATGTAGTCGACCACCCGCTGAATCGCGAGCGGACGCAATCGATCACTCTCAGCCACCCTAACATGCCGATGACCAGTCAGGGACAACAACTGCAGACAAATGCCGTCGAGGAATTCCGACGTGTCGTCGGGATCAACCGCACCCAGACTTCGTTGATGTTGCGCCAACAGTCGCTTCAACATCAATTCCAGTCCGTCATCATAAAAAGAACGAGCCAGCAACGGGTCTAAAGCGGCCGCGCCGCTCCCCGACAGATCCTGCAACCTCGCCTCCAAAGCGGTTCTTTTCATCGTCAGCATGACCGTATGGAGCGGACCGGTCCCCTGGCATTTTTCCAACGCCTGCGTTTGCAGCAGCACCATCCGGCCCGGCTGATTGGGACGCTGGTAGTGACCCGTCCCCTGATCCACTTCCAGAGAGTTCTCTTTGCCGGAGTTCACCAGCAGTGAGAGCAAGAAATAGTCATCCATACCAAGCGGGTTGTGAAATGTTTCCGTGAGAATTACTTCGGAAATTCGAAATGTTCCGCCGGCGAGTTTGTAGAGATCTACTGCCACGACCCGGTCGCGGAAAATCGCCGGAGTGCGGTCGAATAAGTGGCATTGATCCACACTTTTCAGCTGGCGGCTGCGTCGAAGAATTTGATCCAGACGATCCATCAACCACGGTCCAATCTGCAGGCACTGAGGTCAAATTGCAGGACTCATCGTAGGCCCGGAAACCGGTCGGGTCAAAACATTTTCCCACGCGACGCAGGCGGGATGGCGATGCTTTCAATTCAAAGAATAAAACGTATCCAGGCGTGTGATTGCGACTTCAGAATCGGATACGGATTCAGTCAGAAATTGCTGTCTGACTGCGCAAAATCGCACGCAAAAGTTGCAGCAGCAGCCCTCAACACGGGATACCTGACAGAATTTTGCGAGAGTGTGCCGGTGATCGCTTGACCTGAACCCGTCACTACCGATGATGCTGATGCAAGACAGCGGGCTGCCGTTTTTGCGCATGTCGACTTGTGAATGCAGTGTGATATGAACCCGCCGTTCTTCCATCCGGACTCTTTGCCCGCCCCGTCGACTTACGAAGACGTGTTTGCGGGAACGAAGGGGACCGTTTCGAAAAATGATGTTGAATTTCGCAGCAGCCGTCGCCGCTCACTGCAATTGGGGCGAGTGCGGATTCGCGAGGCGTTTCCCGGCCCGCCGATGCCGTATTACTGGCTGCGGTTTGCGGTCAGCGAAGCGCCGGCGACATACGAAATGAACTATGGAGACGGCTGGTTCAGGCGGCAGCCGAATTCGTTCATTCTGGTTCCTCCCAATGCCGAGTGCCGGATGCGGGGAGATTGTCGCGGCGATTTCGAGAGTCTGTTCCTGGCGTTTCCTGAAACGGAAGTGCGGCAGATCGCCGGCGAATTGCTCGAAACGGAAGGCGCGCATCTGCTGCGTGCGCCCAAGACAGAGATCGCCG
This window of the Planctomicrobium piriforme genome carries:
- a CDS encoding DUF1559 domain-containing protein, with the protein product MSRKFFTQRARGFTLIELLVVIAIIAILIALLLPAVQSAREAARRSQCKNNLHNVALAVHNYHDVHKTGPINVTYADRTVAAWGAAILPQLEQTALFNQVNPGFSALMVPNATSLAVYRCPSDPMSDTVYWSDGGSITNTYGTASSGACTQVARYTKLAPSSTGMPLAAASNYVMSLSPGSWAGGKWSFADCNHMSSWLMLGERNQTMPTTWLGIFRGYQGNTSYTGWPYTRTITGSVDGCIGATTQTGQYNNHFTIHGQFVMLNSQELGASSAHVGGAHFAMGDGAVKFVSENIDKNTLSGASTVRTRTAVPDF
- a CDS encoding helix-turn-helix domain-containing protein, with amino-acid sequence MDRLDQILRRSRQLKSVDQCHLFDRTPAIFRDRVVAVDLYKLAGGTFRISEVILTETFHNPLGMDDYFLLSLLVNSGKENSLEVDQGTGHYQRPNQPGRMVLLQTQALEKCQGTGPLHTVMLTMKRTALEARLQDLSGSGAAALDPLLARSFYDDGLELMLKRLLAQHQRSLGAVDPDDTSEFLDGICLQLLSLTGHRHVRVAESDRLRPLAIQRVVDYIETHLGGELTRSQLATIAGVSECHFSRLFTQSVGVSVKQFVLRRRVEQAKSLLRQFASQELPLSQVAAQVGFCHKSRFCEEFRRQVGVSPEVYRSNS